The following are encoded in a window of Tessaracoccus flavescens genomic DNA:
- a CDS encoding ABC transporter ATP-binding protein yields the protein MIKVNALTVRYPRTATPSVSEVFLQLTEGVTALLGANGAGKTTLLRAVSGALSPTSGRVTIDDLNPYARRERKSALNRIAFMPQTAAVPRDLTALDFVAYLTWMRGKGRSEARSQAMQALDAVGLAGRAEDKLKKLSGGMVRRVWFAQALAAQAGTLLLDEPSTGLDPRQRATMVELIRGRAKGTVLLSSHIIEDVLSLATSVVVLREGRVVHQGPLTSEVNESWLLSLIGDPEE from the coding sequence TTGATCAAGGTCAACGCCCTCACCGTCCGGTATCCGAGGACAGCGACTCCCTCGGTCTCTGAGGTTTTCCTTCAGTTGACCGAGGGAGTCACCGCGCTGCTTGGGGCAAACGGCGCCGGAAAGACGACACTGCTGAGAGCCGTGTCGGGAGCGCTGAGCCCCACATCAGGTCGCGTGACGATCGACGATCTGAATCCCTATGCCAGGAGAGAGCGCAAGAGCGCGCTCAACAGGATCGCCTTCATGCCACAGACAGCGGCAGTGCCGAGGGACCTCACCGCACTGGACTTCGTTGCGTATCTCACCTGGATGCGCGGCAAGGGCCGAAGTGAAGCCAGGTCCCAGGCCATGCAGGCGCTTGACGCTGTCGGGCTGGCCGGCCGGGCCGAAGACAAACTGAAGAAGCTCTCTGGCGGCATGGTGCGAAGGGTCTGGTTCGCGCAGGCGTTGGCGGCGCAAGCCGGCACGCTGCTGCTGGATGAACCGAGCACGGGCCTCGACCCCAGACAACGGGCCACGATGGTAGAGCTCATCCGGGGGCGAGCAAAGGGCACGGTTCTGCTGTCAAGCCACATCATCGAAGACGTGTTGTCTCTTGCCACCTCGGTGGTCGTGTTGCGTGAAGGGCGGGTCGTGCATCAGGGGCCTCTCACATCGGAGGTCAACGAATCCTGGCTGCTCTCCCTGATCGGAGACCCCGAGGAATGA
- the map gene encoding type I methionyl aminopeptidase, producing the protein MIEILSPAKVARARVTGALVAEILQTMKSRAVVGTNLLEIDGWVREMIEAAGAESCYVDYAPSFGNGPFGHYICTGVNDAVLHGLPHDYALADGDLLSLDLAVLKDGVAADAAISFIVGESRPAESVAMIEATERALAAGIAAAGPGKAIGDISHAIGRSLRDSGYEINTDFGGHGIGSTMHQDPHIPNAGRAGRGYRMRPGLMLAIEPWVMQDTDELVMDPDGWTLRSATGARTAHTEHTIAITGKGAEILTLPPQ; encoded by the coding sequence ATGATCGAGATCCTCAGCCCGGCGAAGGTGGCCCGTGCCAGGGTCACCGGCGCGCTTGTCGCAGAGATCCTGCAGACCATGAAGAGCCGTGCCGTCGTCGGCACGAACCTGTTGGAGATCGACGGCTGGGTCCGGGAGATGATCGAGGCTGCGGGCGCCGAGTCCTGTTACGTCGACTACGCCCCGTCGTTCGGCAACGGCCCCTTCGGGCACTACATCTGCACGGGGGTCAACGACGCCGTCCTGCACGGTCTCCCGCACGACTACGCGCTCGCCGACGGGGACCTCCTCTCGCTCGACCTCGCCGTGCTCAAGGACGGCGTGGCCGCAGACGCCGCGATCAGCTTCATCGTGGGGGAGTCGCGCCCGGCCGAGAGCGTCGCGATGATCGAGGCGACCGAACGTGCCCTTGCCGCGGGCATCGCCGCCGCCGGTCCCGGGAAGGCGATCGGCGACATCTCGCACGCGATCGGCAGGTCGCTGCGCGACTCGGGCTACGAGATCAACACCGACTTCGGCGGCCACGGCATCGGCTCGACGATGCACCAGGACCCGCACATTCCCAACGCTGGCCGGGCAGGACGCGGCTACCGGATGCGCCCCGGCCTGATGCTTGCCATCGAGCCGTGGGTGATGCAGGACACGGACGAGCTGGTCATGGATCCCGACGGCTGGACGCTGCGCAGCGCCACCGGCGCCCGCACCGCGCACACGGAGCACACGATCGCGATCACTGGCAAGGGCGCGGAGATCCTGACCCTTCCGCCTCAGTAG
- a CDS encoding ISL3 family transposase → MSEPTTCAARCPHDDAYCDNCDRLVGLPGVHVIGVDRRPAGLVVEVESPPAMMGCPTCGVVARSHGRRTVTLVDIPCFGAPTRVRWRKRTWTCPEPSCPVGVFTEQDEQIAKPRAMLTTRACRWATEQVRREHASIAGLARQLATTWRTVWTSIEPILQRAAADESRFAGVTTLGVDEHLWHHVSPRKRGPKELTGMVDLTRDKDGRVHARLLDLVPGRSGTVYKTWLDQRGKGFKAGVEVATLDPFRGYKNAIDDKLADATAVLDAFHVVALASRAVDEVRRRVQQEIHGHRGRSGDPLYGIRNILRCAAERLTDKQHARLAAAIAADDRHDAVHVAWQCAQKVRAAYAHPDPAKGRQIAEQVVDGFPSCPIPEIARLGRTLRQWKDAFLAYFDTGRASNGGTESINGLIELHRRIARGFRNRENYRLRMLLIGGGLNLDPPQV, encoded by the coding sequence GTGTCTGAGCCTACGACGTGTGCTGCGCGCTGCCCCCATGACGACGCCTACTGCGACAACTGTGACCGTCTGGTCGGCTTGCCCGGCGTGCACGTCATCGGAGTGGACCGGCGACCTGCCGGGCTGGTGGTCGAGGTCGAGTCCCCACCAGCGATGATGGGCTGCCCGACCTGCGGGGTGGTAGCCCGCAGCCATGGCCGACGGACGGTCACCTTGGTCGACATCCCCTGCTTCGGAGCCCCGACACGCGTGCGTTGGCGCAAACGCACGTGGACGTGTCCCGAGCCGTCCTGTCCCGTAGGGGTGTTCACCGAGCAGGACGAACAGATCGCCAAGCCACGCGCGATGCTCACCACCCGGGCGTGTCGCTGGGCGACCGAGCAGGTCCGACGCGAGCACGCCAGCATCGCCGGGCTGGCTCGGCAGTTGGCCACCACGTGGCGGACTGTGTGGACCAGCATCGAGCCGATCCTGCAGCGTGCCGCCGCTGATGAGTCCCGGTTCGCCGGCGTGACCACGCTTGGGGTGGATGAGCACCTGTGGCACCACGTGAGCCCCCGCAAGCGTGGCCCCAAGGAGCTCACCGGCATGGTCGACCTCACTCGTGACAAGGACGGACGCGTCCATGCCCGGCTGCTCGATCTGGTGCCGGGACGTTCGGGCACCGTGTACAAGACGTGGCTCGACCAGCGCGGGAAGGGGTTCAAGGCCGGGGTCGAGGTCGCCACCCTGGACCCGTTCCGCGGCTACAAGAACGCCATCGACGACAAGCTCGCCGACGCCACCGCCGTCCTTGATGCGTTTCATGTGGTCGCTCTGGCCAGCCGGGCCGTAGATGAGGTCCGCCGCCGCGTGCAGCAGGAGATCCACGGCCACCGGGGTCGTTCCGGCGACCCGCTCTACGGGATCCGTAACATCCTGCGTTGCGCGGCCGAACGGCTCACAGACAAGCAACACGCCCGCCTCGCCGCGGCGATCGCCGCCGATGACCGCCACGACGCCGTCCACGTCGCCTGGCAGTGCGCCCAGAAGGTTCGAGCCGCCTACGCCCACCCCGACCCAGCCAAGGGCCGCCAGATTGCCGAGCAAGTCGTCGACGGGTTCCCCTCCTGCCCGATCCCCGAGATCGCCCGACTCGGCCGCACCCTCAGACAGTGGAAAGACGCCTTCCTGGCCTACTTCGACACCGGCCGCGCATCCAATGGCGGCACCGAGAGCATCAACGGGCTCATCGAGCTCCACCGACGCATCGCCAGAGGCTTCCGCAACCGCGAGAACTACCGACTACGCATGCTCCTCATCGGCGGCGGACTCAACCTCGACCCACCGCAGGTATGA
- a CDS encoding nucleotidyltransferase domain-containing protein, which translates to MERNDEGIAYFCERVERCRDDVDLLLLYGSYLTGDAGPRSDVDLCFVPATERGWQVAETFIPAGRLRPVRQAWTGRASSGSPSSPSR; encoded by the coding sequence ATGGAACGCAACGACGAAGGGATCGCCTACTTCTGCGAGCGGGTGGAAAGGTGCCGCGACGACGTCGACCTCCTCCTGCTCTACGGCTCCTACCTGACGGGGGACGCGGGGCCCCGCTCCGACGTCGACCTGTGCTTCGTCCCCGCCACTGAGCGGGGCTGGCAGGTCGCCGAGACCTTCATACCAGCGGGTCGGCTACGACCTGTTCGGCAGGCATGGACTGGTCGCGCGTCGAGCGGATCACCCAGCTCACCGAGTCGTTGA
- a CDS encoding ribonuclease H family protein: MIVAAADGSSLSNPGPAGWAWYISDDAWAAGGWEHGTNNMGELMAVLDLLRSTSHVDEPLKVLCDSQYVINSLTKWLPGWKRKGWRKGDGKPVLNVELMKELDAELAGRDVSFEWVKGHAGHAMNEAADLRARAAATAYQAGRKPDEGPGFPDVARPTARTDFSVGQVDEQPDLFSGDFSAPAPQAVAGSAAPRAKAAVVRAVKALSGGQDAVRSHPELVVLAGGSEGRSLPWEPGTELALVSVDAVGEEACLARVVVDGSPAALLWQQVPGAWALRFAAVG, translated from the coding sequence GTGATCGTTGCCGCCGCTGATGGTTCCTCCCTCTCCAATCCCGGCCCCGCGGGCTGGGCGTGGTACATCTCCGACGACGCCTGGGCGGCAGGCGGCTGGGAGCACGGCACCAACAACATGGGCGAACTCATGGCCGTGCTCGACCTGCTGCGCTCCACCTCGCACGTCGACGAGCCCCTGAAGGTCCTGTGCGATTCCCAGTACGTGATCAACTCACTCACCAAGTGGCTGCCCGGCTGGAAGCGCAAGGGGTGGAGGAAGGGTGACGGGAAGCCGGTCCTCAACGTCGAACTGATGAAGGAGCTCGACGCCGAACTGGCCGGGCGCGACGTGAGCTTCGAGTGGGTGAAGGGACACGCAGGCCACGCCATGAACGAGGCGGCAGATCTGCGGGCCAGGGCGGCCGCCACCGCCTACCAGGCGGGCAGGAAGCCCGACGAGGGGCCTGGCTTCCCGGACGTCGCCCGCCCGACGGCGCGCACCGACTTCTCCGTCGGCCAGGTCGACGAGCAGCCCGACCTCTTCTCCGGCGACTTCTCCGCTCCGGCACCGCAGGCCGTGGCAGGCAGCGCGGCACCCCGCGCGAAGGCGGCCGTGGTGAGGGCGGTCAAGGCGCTCTCCGGTGGGCAGGACGCCGTGCGCAGCCACCCGGAACTGGTGGTGCTCGCCGGAGGCTCGGAGGGCCGCTCACTTCCGTGGGAACCCGGCACCGAGCTCGCGCTGGTCAGCGTTGACGCCGTCGGCGAGGAGGCCTGCCTCGCGCGGGTCGTGGTCGACGGGAGCCCGGCCGCGCTGCTCTGGCAGCAGGTGCCCGGCGCCTGGGCGTTGCGCTTCGCCGCCGTCGGCTGA
- a CDS encoding ATP-binding cassette domain-containing protein: MTSRDQIRVRGARVNNLRDVDVDIPKRQLTVFTGVSGSGKSSLVFGTIAAESQRLINETYPAFVQSFMASPSRPDVDALENLSAAIVVDQERMGANSRSTVGTATDVNNLMRLVWSRLGTPEVGPSFFFSFNTPQGMCPACEGNGKVSAVDESLIVERTLSLNDGAITVPGMGVGTWYWKGYAENPNLDPTVPLQDLPEESFNYLMYQEPTKVKAQGMNMTYEGVIPRVKRMFLNPEKAPGQKHAREFAERIGTFQPCPDCGGTRLNEAARTATVEEATLPEALGWQISDLLVWVERLRDSGQAERARPVLVALADLLGSLVEVGLGYLSLDRESGTLSGGEAQRVKMVRHLGSALTDITYVFDEPTVGLHPHDIDRMTSLLQRLRDKGNTVLVVEHKPQVIKRADHIVDIGPGAGTHGGRIIYTGDVDGLRASGSLTGEHLEVTPILRENPRKPKDHLEIRGASTHNLRDVDVDVPLGVLTVITGVAGSGKSSLIHGSIADGSMARAGDLRVVDQTAIRGSIRSNPATYTGVLDPLRTAFAKANGVKPALFSANSEGACPNCKGLGVVYTDLGMMAGVANTCEVCEGRRYTDDVLRYTLLGLNIADVLNLPIAEAAKVFTSGNVGKILGRLMDVGLGYLKLGQPLSTLSGGERQRIKLAIRMGEGAGIYVLDEPTTGLHMADIDAMLTMLDRLVEQGNSVIVIEHSLAVMTHADWIIDMGPGAGHDGGLVVFEGTPAELAGSGTMTGEHLAAYLKG, translated from the coding sequence ATGACCTCCCGCGATCAGATCCGCGTGCGCGGAGCGCGCGTCAACAACCTCCGCGACGTGGACGTCGACATCCCGAAGCGTCAGCTCACCGTCTTCACCGGAGTGTCCGGTTCAGGCAAGTCCTCGCTCGTCTTCGGCACCATCGCCGCCGAATCGCAGCGCCTGATCAACGAGACCTACCCGGCCTTCGTGCAGTCCTTCATGGCCTCGCCGTCGCGCCCCGACGTCGACGCGCTCGAGAACCTGTCCGCCGCCATCGTGGTCGACCAGGAGCGGATGGGAGCCAACTCCCGCTCCACCGTCGGCACCGCCACCGACGTGAACAACCTGATGCGCCTGGTCTGGTCGCGTCTCGGCACCCCGGAGGTCGGGCCGAGCTTCTTCTTCTCCTTCAACACGCCCCAGGGCATGTGCCCCGCCTGTGAGGGCAACGGGAAGGTCTCGGCCGTCGACGAGTCGCTGATCGTCGAGCGCACCCTCTCCCTGAACGACGGAGCCATCACCGTTCCCGGCATGGGAGTCGGCACCTGGTACTGGAAGGGCTACGCCGAGAACCCCAACCTGGACCCCACCGTGCCGCTGCAGGACCTCCCCGAGGAAAGCTTCAACTACCTCATGTACCAGGAGCCCACGAAGGTGAAGGCCCAGGGCATGAACATGACCTACGAGGGGGTGATCCCCCGGGTCAAGCGGATGTTCCTCAACCCGGAGAAGGCACCCGGCCAGAAGCACGCCCGCGAGTTCGCGGAGCGGATCGGCACCTTTCAGCCCTGCCCAGACTGTGGAGGCACCCGGCTCAACGAGGCAGCCAGGACGGCGACCGTTGAGGAAGCGACACTGCCCGAGGCGCTCGGCTGGCAGATCTCCGACCTGCTCGTCTGGGTGGAGCGCCTGCGCGACTCCGGTCAGGCGGAGCGCGCACGGCCGGTGCTTGTCGCGTTGGCCGACCTGCTCGGCTCGCTCGTCGAGGTCGGCCTCGGCTATCTGTCGCTCGACCGCGAGTCGGGCACCCTCTCCGGGGGCGAAGCGCAGCGCGTCAAGATGGTCCGCCACCTCGGCTCGGCGCTCACCGACATCACCTACGTCTTCGACGAGCCGACCGTCGGCCTCCACCCGCACGACATCGACCGGATGACCAGCCTGCTGCAGCGCCTCCGCGACAAGGGCAACACCGTGCTCGTGGTGGAGCACAAGCCGCAGGTGATCAAGCGGGCAGATCACATCGTCGACATCGGCCCGGGTGCGGGCACGCACGGAGGCCGGATCATCTACACCGGCGACGTCGACGGCCTGCGGGCCTCGGGTTCGCTGACCGGGGAGCACCTCGAGGTCACCCCCATCCTCAGGGAGAACCCCCGCAAGCCGAAGGATCACCTCGAGATCCGGGGCGCCTCGACGCACAACCTGCGCGACGTGGACGTCGACGTCCCGCTCGGCGTCCTCACCGTGATCACCGGCGTCGCGGGCTCTGGCAAGTCGAGCCTCATCCACGGGTCCATCGCGGACGGCTCGATGGCCCGCGCGGGCGACCTGCGCGTGGTCGACCAGACGGCCATCCGCGGCTCGATCCGCTCCAACCCCGCCACCTACACCGGCGTGCTCGACCCGCTCCGCACCGCCTTCGCAAAGGCCAACGGGGTCAAGCCTGCGCTCTTCAGCGCCAACTCCGAGGGCGCCTGCCCCAACTGCAAGGGCCTGGGCGTGGTCTACACCGACCTCGGCATGATGGCAGGCGTCGCCAACACCTGCGAGGTCTGCGAGGGCCGCCGCTACACCGACGACGTGCTCCGGTACACGCTGCTCGGCCTGAACATCGCCGACGTGCTGAACCTGCCGATCGCCGAGGCGGCGAAGGTCTTCACCTCCGGCAACGTGGGCAAGATCCTTGGGAGGCTGATGGACGTCGGCCTCGGCTACCTCAAGCTCGGCCAGCCGCTCTCCACTCTCTCCGGAGGCGAACGCCAGCGGATCAAGCTGGCGATCCGGATGGGCGAGGGGGCGGGGATCTATGTCCTCGACGAACCGACGACCGGGCTGCACATGGCCGACATCGACGCGATGCTCACCATGCTCGACCGGCTCGTTGAGCAGGGCAACTCGGTGATCGTGATCGAGCACTCGCTCGCCGTGATGACCCACGCCGACTGGATCATCGACATGGGGCCGGGTGCCGGGCACGACGGCGGGCTCGTCGTCTTCGAGGGCACCCCGGCCGAGCTGGCCGGCTCGGGCACGATGACAGGCGAGCACCTGGCGGCCT
- a CDS encoding uridine kinase family protein, which yields MSRSLLLIAGPSGSGKSRLTRLAAEAASALPLSLDDFYHDADHPDLPMTPMGIPDWDRVETWDLEAALLAISTLLSTGRCEVPEYDISLSRRVGSKVVELGDARIVVAEGIFAIDALQPAIDAGIEAEGWWLDRRRAANFSRRLARDLREKRKTPPVLLRRGAALYRAEPALRREAMRQGFRPTSMRAALATLAG from the coding sequence ATGAGTCGGAGCCTGCTGTTGATCGCCGGTCCCTCAGGCAGTGGCAAGTCGCGGCTGACCCGGCTCGCCGCCGAGGCCGCCTCCGCGCTCCCGCTGAGCCTCGACGACTTCTACCACGACGCCGACCACCCCGACCTCCCGATGACCCCCATGGGCATCCCGGACTGGGACCGCGTGGAGACGTGGGACCTCGAGGCGGCACTGCTTGCCATCTCGACGCTGCTGAGCACTGGACGCTGCGAGGTCCCGGAGTACGACATCTCGCTCTCGCGGCGCGTCGGCTCCAAGGTCGTCGAACTCGGTGACGCGAGGATCGTCGTCGCCGAGGGAATCTTCGCGATCGACGCGCTGCAGCCGGCGATCGACGCGGGCATCGAGGCCGAGGGCTGGTGGCTTGACCGCCGTCGCGCAGCCAACTTCTCCCGCCGCCTCGCGCGAGACCTGCGCGAGAAGCGCAAGACTCCCCCGGTGCTGCTGCGCCGCGGCGCGGCCCTGTACCGGGCAGAGCCGGCGCTGCGCCGCGAGGCGATGCGGCAGGGGTTCCGCCCCACCTCGATGCGCGCCGCGCTGGCGACGCTTGCCGGCTGA
- a CDS encoding ISL3 family transposase — translation MRNATPPCLDTFCRLDRLGLSVTAQRVEPDHTVLRCRPTTPPSPCPGCAGPGVRHDAVLRRLAHVPFGWKPTILEVVVPRYRCVPCRRIWRHSITAAAPSKGKLSRDAIMLAVKQVVVDRMSIARVAANLGVAWNTASDAILAAGTELLIDTPDRLDGVTIVGVDEHAWRHTRHGDKYVTVIIDLTPTRTRTGPSRLLAVVEGRSKQAFKTWLEAQTDSFRNRVEIVAMDGFTGYKSAAVEAIDTVTTVMDPYHVVALVGDKLDRCRQRIQQETLGHRGRSGDPLYGIRRVARTRASLLTEKQQHRLAKVLADERHVAFEVTWSIYQDVIDAYQAPDPAEGKKIMTRVIDAIKAGVPAGLDELRSLGQTMKRRRDDILAFFDHPGTSNGPTEAINGLLEHLRGTARGFRSIVNYVARCLLDAGGFRPLIHSLL, via the coding sequence GTGCGAAACGCTACCCCACCCTGCCTCGATACGTTCTGCCGGCTGGACCGTCTCGGGCTGTCCGTGACCGCCCAGCGCGTCGAACCCGACCACACAGTGCTGCGCTGCCGCCCCACCACACCGCCATCGCCGTGTCCGGGCTGCGCCGGGCCGGGCGTCCGGCACGATGCGGTGCTGCGCAGGTTGGCGCATGTGCCGTTCGGGTGGAAGCCCACGATCCTGGAGGTGGTCGTCCCTCGCTACCGGTGCGTACCGTGTCGACGGATCTGGCGTCACAGCATCACGGCGGCGGCGCCGTCGAAGGGGAAGCTGTCGCGTGACGCGATCATGTTGGCGGTCAAGCAGGTCGTGGTCGACCGGATGTCGATCGCCCGGGTCGCGGCCAACCTCGGCGTCGCCTGGAACACCGCCTCGGACGCGATCCTGGCCGCCGGCACCGAACTGCTCATCGACACCCCAGACCGGCTTGATGGGGTCACCATTGTCGGCGTCGATGAGCACGCGTGGCGACACACACGACACGGCGACAAGTACGTCACCGTCATCATCGACCTGACCCCGACAAGGACCAGAACCGGTCCCTCACGCCTGCTGGCCGTGGTCGAGGGCCGCTCGAAGCAGGCGTTCAAGACCTGGCTCGAAGCCCAGACCGACTCGTTTCGGAACCGAGTGGAGATCGTCGCGATGGACGGATTCACCGGCTACAAGAGCGCCGCCGTCGAAGCCATCGACACCGTCACCACCGTAATGGATCCGTATCATGTCGTGGCCCTGGTCGGTGACAAACTCGACCGCTGCAGGCAACGCATCCAGCAAGAGACACTGGGGCATCGGGGCCGCTCCGGTGACCCGCTCTACGGCATCCGACGCGTCGCCCGCACCCGCGCTTCGCTGCTCACAGAGAAGCAGCAGCACCGGCTCGCGAAGGTCCTCGCCGACGAGCGGCATGTCGCGTTCGAGGTCACCTGGAGCATCTACCAGGACGTGATCGACGCCTACCAGGCCCCCGACCCAGCCGAGGGGAAGAAGATCATGACTCGGGTGATCGACGCCATCAAGGCCGGGGTTCCCGCCGGCCTCGACGAGCTCCGCTCGCTCGGGCAGACGATGAAACGGCGCCGCGATGACATCCTCGCGTTCTTCGACCACCCCGGCACCTCGAACGGCCCCACCGAAGCGATCAACGGATTGCTCGAACACCTCCGCGGCACAGCCCGAGGCTTCCGCAGCATCGTCAACTACGTCGCCAGATGCCTACTCGACGCTGGCGGGTTCAGACCCCTGATCCACTCACTTCTGTGA
- a CDS encoding YchJ family protein, whose translation MTTTCLCNTGKLYDDCCGRWHSGRPAPTALALMRSRYTAFALEFGDYLLDTWHPDTRPETLDLDPDTEWTGLRIDATSDGKAWDTEGTVTFTASFTSPDGRGELREVSRFFFDDGRWYYYDGTY comes from the coding sequence ATGACGACGACCTGCCTCTGTAACACCGGCAAGCTCTACGACGACTGCTGCGGCAGGTGGCACTCGGGGCGCCCCGCCCCGACGGCGCTTGCCCTGATGCGTTCGCGCTACACGGCATTCGCGTTGGAGTTCGGCGACTACCTCCTCGACACCTGGCATCCCGACACCCGGCCCGAAACGCTCGACCTGGACCCCGACACGGAGTGGACCGGGCTGCGGATCGACGCGACAAGCGACGGGAAGGCGTGGGACACGGAGGGGACGGTCACCTTCACCGCATCCTTCACCTCACCCGACGGACGGGGCGAGTTACGCGAGGTCAGCCGCTTCTTCTTCGACGACGGTCGCTGGTACTACTACGACGGCACCTACTGA
- the metG gene encoding methionine--tRNA ligase produces the protein MSRILAAVAWPYANGPRHIGHVSGFGVPSDVFARYMRMAGHDVLMVSGSDEHGTAIQVKADSEGLTARETADKYHGQIVSDLQGLGLSYDLYTRTTTPNHCHVVQEMFTALYENGYVFAKTQMGAISPSTGRTLPDRFIEGTCPICGYDNARGDQCDNCGNQLDPADLINPKSKINGETPEFVETEHFFLDLPKVAPQLAAWLDSREDWRPNVLKFSHNLLKEIRERAITRDLDWGVPIPLDGWRDAQMKRIYVWFDAVIGYLSAAVEWAKRSGDPDAWRAFWNDPAAKSYYFMGKDNIVFHSVIWPGILLGANGQGEVGGTVRPELGELQLPTEVVSSEFMTMKGSKVSSSRGASIFVGDFLAEFGPDALRYYIAVAGPENQDTDFTWEEFVRRTNFELANEWGNLVNRSVSMAHKNNGGIPLPGEFTDEDRALLEASAAAFDVVGEHIAARRFKAGITEAMRIVSLANKYLSDMEPWKLKDDPARRDTVLHVALQVVSDANTLLTPYLPHSAQKVFELLGGEGVWAAQPQIVEVTDGDLTYPTLQGDYAAQQATWASRPIEPGTPLYKPTPLFAKLDEKLGQTGPDWAPIAEK, from the coding sequence ATGAGTCGTATTCTTGCCGCGGTCGCCTGGCCGTACGCCAACGGTCCTCGTCACATCGGTCACGTTTCCGGTTTCGGGGTTCCTTCCGACGTGTTCGCGCGCTACATGCGCATGGCAGGCCACGACGTCCTCATGGTCTCCGGCTCCGACGAGCACGGCACCGCCATCCAGGTGAAGGCCGACTCCGAGGGACTCACCGCCCGCGAGACCGCGGACAAGTACCACGGCCAGATCGTCTCCGACCTCCAGGGACTCGGCCTCAGCTACGACCTCTACACGCGCACCACTACGCCCAACCACTGCCACGTGGTCCAGGAGATGTTCACGGCGCTCTACGAGAACGGCTACGTCTTCGCGAAGACGCAGATGGGCGCCATCTCCCCGTCGACAGGGCGCACGCTTCCCGACCGCTTCATCGAGGGCACCTGCCCGATCTGCGGCTACGACAACGCCCGCGGCGACCAGTGCGACAACTGCGGCAACCAGCTCGACCCCGCCGACCTGATCAACCCGAAGTCGAAGATCAACGGAGAGACGCCCGAGTTCGTCGAGACGGAACACTTCTTCCTCGACCTGCCGAAGGTCGCCCCCCAGCTCGCCGCGTGGCTCGACAGCCGCGAGGACTGGCGGCCGAACGTGCTGAAGTTCTCGCACAACCTGCTCAAGGAGATCCGCGAGCGCGCCATCACCCGCGACCTCGACTGGGGCGTTCCGATCCCGCTCGACGGGTGGCGCGACGCCCAGATGAAGCGGATCTACGTGTGGTTCGACGCCGTCATCGGCTACCTGTCTGCCGCCGTCGAATGGGCCAAGCGCAGCGGAGATCCCGACGCGTGGCGCGCGTTCTGGAACGACCCCGCCGCGAAGTCCTACTACTTCATGGGCAAGGACAACATCGTCTTCCACTCCGTCATCTGGCCGGGCATCCTGCTCGGAGCCAACGGCCAGGGCGAGGTCGGCGGCACCGTCCGCCCCGAGCTCGGCGAGCTCCAGCTCCCGACCGAGGTGGTCAGCTCCGAGTTCATGACGATGAAGGGCTCGAAGGTCTCGTCCTCGCGCGGCGCCTCGATCTTCGTCGGCGACTTCCTCGCGGAATTCGGCCCCGACGCCCTTCGCTACTACATCGCGGTTGCCGGCCCCGAGAACCAGGACACGGACTTCACCTGGGAGGAGTTCGTGCGCCGCACCAACTTCGAGCTCGCCAACGAGTGGGGCAACCTGGTCAACCGCTCCGTCTCGATGGCGCACAAGAACAACGGCGGCATCCCGCTTCCCGGCGAGTTCACCGACGAGGACAGGGCCCTGCTCGAGGCCTCCGCCGCGGCGTTCGACGTGGTGGGTGAGCACATCGCCGCGCGCCGCTTCAAGGCGGGCATCACCGAGGCGATGCGGATCGTCAGCCTGGCGAACAAGTACCTCTCCGACATGGAGCCCTGGAAGCTGAAGGACGATCCGGCCCGCCGCGACACCGTCCTGCACGTCGCGCTCCAGGTCGTCTCCGACGCCAACACGCTGCTCACCCCCTATCTGCCGCACTCCGCACAGAAGGTGTTCGAGCTGCTCGGCGGGGAGGGCGTCTGGGCGGCCCAGCCGCAGATCGTCGAGGTCACCGACGGCGACCTCACCTACCCGACGCTGCAGGGCGACTACGCGGCGCAGCAGGCCACCTGGGCCTCGCGGCCCATCGAGCCGGGCACCCCGCTGTACAAGCCGACCCCGCTGTTCGCGAAGCTGGACGAGAAGCTCGGACAGACCGGCCCTGACTGGGCGCCCATCGCCGAGAAGTGA